A genomic window from Leishmania donovani BPK282A1 complete genome, chromosome 16 includes:
- a CDS encoding flagellar calcium-binding protein, putative — protein MGCTSSSLSFRDVYIDLQQRWGLDPKLYGVLEPNGVRERSSVFASCASSTARQASQELVLRDGCLFACDSLLVEQAPLLKHPLFHGEGKGTLHPYNAVLFRRLLSAVSAEHALHAATEVFSVVRDGRFIARWDYRVWMMACCEFYHVLAILQEQKALPKETKTFMKALTRSSEHSALLQSTKGTALSQDALEKVWRDGSAVQLTTSTLGAPVMRQFCSQMPSVLACAKKGASSTAVSTIDDSLAPRLIALAKEYEKRMVPMTRRQSSNPLRSCDNASAPSSVPLLVFAEWAAMECALSFCGQEEDFASYGVAPMPLSLVLAQRENNVRQQWRARLLYLSEVKSELAELEPFAHLSGAYKQLLAKAEGLEREVEEQVARWRRGREVLTAEDAEDMCWHLLEIWDSLPNRTVHQILSRKAFECAAGAHGTIATTGQLCQYLRYYLALHDLYRDVLFHQLKGSEVEGLGDGLCLPRRIDFDTFRTALVAAQARHDADLDPLLGTAAGCGPLTPALVLDVVRQLFDSVADSDAEDGVKGVSFDALCAMVLQNLARGRHVSPSLRSIDELRRALGMDETKRQRAFTASFLREVSTVQDDFSACSPLLATKALEVAAELPQYTNHSARVAAMAVRYASLDPRCWSALSASDDVESAALTRWLYRLRSESVDRFSPTEDPVHMEFAVRALFGFAAAQRGIEDTAPGAEKSANSDVCFDGVQFSATRPPMATDVTQSHFVRAVAAICKYLECPAEVLLNNAQALLLPANSAADVLITQAVNPTFTIESAFRSFQSVSHLTADWHGCDDEAEEQNAQERTQTARVHHIIFVMVFNYTRQHCFRYWKTHKRYDDDLDVSLSAAKDGSDADYPKWDGESELLALSRAMPLRTLVSCYRVFAELTEQEAQHSEPAESASGGQAAFLHAFYEQYMPFFQRLHLDEDHVTEVGARALQFIASQSGRCSCDKGDLGIARRDFSSFLQFVLGYLLVETAYESTVQATSEARGAAQDGPVEVLLSEQDFRRLLACFGRFTEGGVSAIPTIEEAHQWLRSHHVDNTYKGLISLQNVLLWYSSYRAEHYALESLYDWWRESHAQRIPFTMSAEHRRERKSAIREILRVKQHREGLPESYPVEVSEDEDGYLPVEITSSVLERRWGVEEITTRVFGMDEKPTAEAAPPGDGGEAQASSLSLAVPLWFDSCECGCNAALHPTGPDSRKVHRGDFRFLLEYVHHFVSAYVSLNYTLTLLEASSGIVSAEGSEHRSPSTPAAHQANMAELLSESLLLLIPLSIVPVELLSTLSSVMADMWNDMQTTGVVVDGTYRRGAHSIAAFLVGRSHLIASRARKSYLQGIRTQGFRETLTAQDAVVGALGGYDVYSKLSYWERLRILLPFGPSLQRRQQRRELFMCMDHRRRGYLTVSDIARGLMDMVQLQSFRADFTPALLRAFRATKDVAGKRQNVVYLTQHTEEQVLMPWEFNAFLEYLYRYLQLYFMFDVLACGGHVHPETLHVVQKQQRCGTADPDEGSPSGESVGARTSTRADDAADAAVAADGATAAPYTRSAAVALYEASMQPYQITLEAAPMKKEVSLSQFRMARQLLRRWGAHVENPVEVFQHVDRQCREGGKLLFNGFAIWASEQDLQPEGNGYGYDDSIDAIAVMEEYASQ, from the coding sequence ATGGggtgcacctcctcctccctttcgtTTCGCGATGTGTACATCGACCTCCAACAACGCTGGGGTCTGGACCCGAAGTTGTACGGGGTGTTGGAGCCGAACGGTGTTCGTGAAAGATCGAGTGTTTTTGCGTCGTGCGCGAGTAGCACAGCGCGGCAGGCGTCCCAGGAACTCGTCTTACGAGACGGGTGCCTTTTCGCGTGCGATTCACTTCTAGTCGAACAGGCGCCTCTCCTAAAGCATCCCTTATTCCATGGTGAGGGAAAGGGCACGCTACATCCGTACAACGCAGTTCTCTTTCGGCGGTTGCTGTCCGCCGTGTCAGCAGAGCATGCTCTCCATGCCGCAACAGAGGTGTTTAGCGTCGTCCGAGATGGCCGTTTCATCGCCCGGTGGGACTACCGAGTGTGGATGATGGCGTGCTGCGAGTTCTACCATGTGCTGGCGATACTGCAGGAACAGAAAGCACTCCCTAAAGAAACAAAGACGTTCATGAAGGCCCTTACGCGGTCATCTGAGCATAGTGCTTTACTTCAAAGTACAAAGGGAACGGCGCTCTCCCAAGATGCGCTGGAGAAAGTGTGGAGGGACGGATCGGCAGTTCAACTCACCACGTCCACGCTCGGCGCACCCGTTATGAGGCAGTTCTGCTCTCAAATGCCCTCCGTCCTGGCATGCGCCAAAAAAGGCGCAAGCTCGACCGCAGTGAGCACAATCGACGACTCTCTAGCGCCACGGCTCATCGCTTTAGCGAAAGAGTACGAAAAGCGGATGGTGCCGATGAcgaggcggcagagcagTAATCCTCTGCGCAGCTGTGACAACGCCTCAGCGCCTTCGAGCGTCCCACTTCTGGTGTTCGCGGAGTGGGCCGCCATGGAGTGTgcgctctctttctgtggTCAGGAAGAGGACTTTGCTTCATACGGCGTCGCACCgatgccgctctctctcgtaTTAGCACAGCGCGAGAACAACGTACGACAGCAATGGCGCGCGCGACTGCTTTATCTGAGTGAGGTCAAGTCCGAGCTGGCGGAACTGGAGCCGTTCGCTCATCTCTCTGGAGCCTACAAGCAGCTACTTGCGAAAGCGGAAGGTCTGGaaagggaggtggaggagcaggtcgcgaggtggcgccgcggccgcgagGTGCTGACGGCCGAGGATGCTGAGGATATGTGCTGGCATCTGTTGGAGATATGGGACTCTCTGCCGAATCGGACCGTGCACCAGATTTTGTCCCGCAAGGCATTTGagtgcgctgctggagctcaCGGCACTATTGCGACTACCGGCCAGCTGTGCCAGTACTTGAGGTATTACCTGGCACTCCACGATTTGTACCGAGACGTCCTCTTCCACCAGCTGAAAGGGTCGGAAGTGGAGGGGCTGGGCGACGGTCTATGCTTGCCAAGGCGTATCGACTTCGACACCTTCCGCACCGCATTAGTGGCAGCACAGGCGAGACATGACGCCGACCTCGATCCTCTCCTGGGTACTGCCGCGGGGTGTGGCCCGCTGACACCAGCATTGGTCCTGGATGTTGTGCGTCAGCTTTTCGACTCAGTTGCCGATAGTGACGCTGAGGATGGGGTGAAAGGTGTCAGTTTCGATGCACTTTGCGCCATGGTGCTTCAAAACCTAGCGCGGGGGCGCCATGTATCCCCATCCCTGCGCTCTATCGATGAGCTCCGTCGTGCGCTTGGCATGGATGAaacgaagcggcagcgcgccttCACGGCGTCCTTCCTCCGCGAGGTCTCCACCGTCCAAGACGATTTTTCTGCATGCAGTCCACTGTTGGCCACTAAGGCGCTGGAGGTAGCGGCGGAGCTGCCTCAGTACACCAATCACAGCGCTCGCGTGGCTGCGATGGCAGTGCGGTATGCCTCTCTTGACCCTCGCTGCTGGTCCGCTCTTTCTGCTAGTGACGATGTCGAGTCGGCGGCGCTAACGAGGTGGCTGTATCGATTACGTTCTGAGTCAGTCGATCGTTTCTCACCAACGGAGGACCCGGTGCACATGGAGTTTGCTGTGCGCGCACTTTTCggcttcgccgctgcgcagcgtgggATTGAGGACACCGCGCCAGGGGCGGAAAAGTCGGCGAATTCTGACGTCTGCTTCGACGGTGTTCAGTTCagcgcgacgcggccgccgatgGCCACGGACGTAACTCAGTCTCATTTTGTCcgtgctgtggcggcgaTTTGCAAGTACCTGGAGTGCCCGGCGGAGGTGTTGTTGAACAACGCACAGGCACTTTTGCTCCCGGCGAACAGTGCGGCGGATGTGCTCATTACGCAAGCGGTGAACCCCACATTCACCATTGAGAGCGCCTTCCGCTCTTTCCAGAGTGTGTCGCACTTGACGGCCGACTGGCACGGGTGCGACGACGAAGCAGAAGAGCAGAATGCTCAAGAGAGGACGCAGACAGCCAGGGTGCACCACATTATTTTTGTTATGGTGTTCAACTACACGCGTCAGCACTGCTTCAGGTACTGGAAGACCCACAAGCGGTACGATGACGACCTCGACGTTTCGTTGTCGGCGGCAAAGGACGGCAGTGACGCTGACTACCCGAAGTGGGACGGCGAGAGCGAGCTGCTGGCCCTCAGCcgcgcgatgccgctgcgcactCTCGTCAGCTGCTATCGAGTCTTTGCTGAGTTGACCGAGCAGGAAGCACAACACAGTGAACCGGCGGAAAGTGCAAGCGGTGGGCAGGCGGCCTTTCTCCATGCATTTTATGAGCAGTACATGCCCTTCTTTCAACGGCTTCACCTAGACGAGGACCACGTGACTGAAgtgggcgcgcgcgcgcttcagTTCATAGCAAGCCAAagtggccgctgcagctgcgacaaGGGCGACCTGGGAATCGCCCGCCGCGACTTCAGCTCCTTCTTGCAGTTTGTCCTGGGATACTTGTTGGTGGAAACAGCGTACGAATCGACCGTGCAAGCCACCTCGGAGGCGAGAGGTGCCGCTCAGGATGGGCCTGTAGAGGTGCTCCTCTCCGAGCAAGACTTCCGGCGCCTACTGGCGTGCTTTGGCCGCTTTACGGAAGGAGGTGTTTCGGCCATTCCTACCATTGAAGAGGCGCACCAATGGCTGCGGTCCCATCACGTCGACAACACATACAAGGGGCTCATCTCGCTGCAAAACGTGTTACTCTGGTACAGCTCCTATCGTGCGGAGCATTACGCACTAGAGTCCTTGTACGACTGGTGGCGAGAgtcgcacgcgcagcgcatCCCCTTCACGATGTCGGCAGAGCATCGCCGCGAGCGGAAGTCCGCGATACGGGAGATTCTCCGCGTAAAGCAGCATCGCGAAGGCTTGCCAGAGTCGTACCCAGTCGAGGTTTCCGAGGATGAGGACGGCTACCTTCCGGTCGAAATCACCTCTTCCGTGCTGGAGCGTCGCTGGGGCGTTGAAGAAATAACCACCCGCGTCTTCGGCATGGACGAAAAGCCAACAGCTGAGGCAGCGCCACCTGGGGACGGCGGAGAGGCTCAAGCATCTTCCCTTTCTTTGGCCGTGCCGCTGTGGTTTGACAGCTGTGAGTGCGGATGTAACGCGGCGCTTCACCCCACAGGCCCCGACTCACGCAAGGTGCATCGCGGTGATTTCCGTTTCCTCTTGGAGTACGTGCACCACTTTGTCTCAGCGTACGTCAGCCTGAACTACACCCTCACGTTGCTAGAGGCTTCTTCGGGCATCGTGTCTGCTGAGGGCAGTGAGCACAGAAGCCCCAGCAccccagcagcgcatcaAGCAAACATGGCAGAGCTGCTTTCTGAGAgtcttctcctcctcattCCTTTGAGCATCGTGCCCGTAGAGTTGTTGAGCACGCTATCCAGCGTGATGGCCGACATGTGGAATGATATGCAGACGACAGGCGTCGTGGTGGATGGGACCTACCGACGTGGTGCACACTCCATTGCAGCTTTCCTCGTGGGCCGCTCGCACCTCATTGCCTCTCGCGCCCGGAAGTCATACCTGCAAGGCATCAGGACCCAGGGCTTCCGCGAGACGCTCACCGCCCAAGACGCCGTTGTCGGCGCGCTGGGCGGCTACGATGTCTATTCAAAACTGTCCTACTGGGAGCGCCTTCGCATCCTGCTGCCCTTTGGCCCGTCCCTGCAGCGTCGTCAGCAGCGTCGTGAGCTCTTTATGTGCATGGACCACCGCCGACGTGGGTACCTGACGGTGTCCGACATCGCGCGCGGGCTAATGGACATGGTTCAGCTGCAGTCCTTCCGCGCAGACTTCAccccagcgctgctgcgcgctttCAGAGCGACCAAGGACGTGGCGGGGAAACGCCAGAATGTGGTATATCTCACTCAACAcacggaggagcaggtgcTCATGCCGTGGGAGTTCAACGCCTTCCTGGAATATCTGTATCGGTACCTCCAGCTCTACTTCATGTTTGATGTGCTGGCGTGCGGTGGCCATGTTCACCCGGAAACCCTCCACGTCgtgcagaagcagcagcgatgtgGCACAGCTGACCCAGATGAGGGCAGCCCAAGCGGAGAGTCTGTTGGGGCCAGGACGAGCACACGAGCGGATGATGCCGCAGatgcggcagtggctgcggacggcgcgacagcagcgccataCACTCGCAGTGCTGCGGTTGCCCTCTATGAAGCATCCATGCAACCCTATCAAATCACACTGGAGGCGGCCCCAATGAAGAAGGAGGTGTCGCTGTCTCAGTTCCGAATGGCACGCCAGCTTCTCCGTCGATGGGGCGCACATGTCGAAAACCCCGTGGAGGTGTTTCAGCATGTCGACCGGCAGTGCCGCGAAGGGGGAAAGCTGCTCTTCAACGGGTTTGCCATCTGGGCCTCCGAACAGGATCTCCAGCCCGAAGGGAATGGCTACGGGTATGACGACTCTATCGACGCGATAGCCGTTATGGAGGAGTACGCCTCTCAGTGA
- a CDS encoding flagellar calcium-binding protein, putative, with protein sequence MGCNATKAARKPSEDKTAADRKVAWEKICQRLPRQKTPEDKELHIELFKRFCQSDTEKLTMEEVYQGCVSILQLDEFTTRLRSIVKRAFTKAKSMGNTSGVGQCDDEVVEFLEFRLILCYIYDYLELTVMFDEIDTSGNMLVDAREFKAAVPKMGEWGLVIEDPDTIFKEIDDNGSGQVPFDELAAWASRSSAGH encoded by the coding sequence ATGGGCTGCAACGCTACCAAGGCTGCCCGGAAGCCCAGCGAGGACAAGACTGCCGCTGACCGCAAGGTCGCGTGGGAGAAAATTTGTCAGCGCCTGCCCCGCCAGAAGACGCCCGAGGACAAGGAGCTCCACATCGAGCTTTTTAAGAGGTTCTGCCAGAGCGACACGGAAAAGCTCACGATGGAGGAGGTCTACCAGGGCTGTGTGAGCATCCTCCAGCTCGATGAGTTTACgacgcgcctgcgcagcatcGTGAAACGTGCCTTCACTAAGGCAAAGAGCATGGGCAACACCTCTGGCGTCGGCCAATGCGACGACGAGGTTGTCGAATTTCTTGAGTTTCGGCTGATACTGTGCTACATATACGACTACCTCGAGCTCACCGTCATGTTTGACGAGATCGACACCTCCGGCAACATGCTGGTGGACGCGAGGGAGTTCAAGGCCGCCGTGCCGAAGATGGGTGAGTGGGGCCTTGTCATTGAGGATCCGGACACAATCTTCAAGGAAATCGACGACAACGGCTCCGGCCAGGTGCCCTTTGACGAGCTCGCTGCGTGGGCCAGCCGATCATCAGCTGGACACTGA